From Cervus canadensis isolate Bull #8, Minnesota chromosome 28, ASM1932006v1, whole genome shotgun sequence, one genomic window encodes:
- the LOC122429670 gene encoding placental prolactin-related protein 3-like — protein MASAPSFRGHQWTYNPVRGSCLLLLLVMSHLLLCQGNVCPSCGPDVFGVPLKFLRKTFSRVSRLSHDMLNLSTIMFNEFDEKYSQSKPDYISATSDCHTNSIHAPEEREKVQQMNNEDLTKWILTLQYLWNGPLYDLTHDLRFENDLSDTILSSARDNFKKLFKLQTILERRFSQIVDPLRLDMTKNPIYWSGYRSLVSSDEDMRHSAFYKLFKCLSRDSRTVDMYSKILACRISDEC, from the exons ATGGCCTCAGCTCCCAGCTTCCGTGGACACCAGTGGACTTACAACCCTGTCCGAG GGTCttgcctgctcctgctgctggtcATGTCACATCTGCTCCTGTGCCAAGGCAACGTATGCCCGTCCTGCGGTCCTGATGTGTTTGGCGTCCCCCTGAAGTTCCTTAGAAAAACGTTTAGCCGTGTCTCCAGGCTGTCCCACGACATGCTTAACCTTTCCACAATAATGTTCAATGAGTTT GATGAAAAGTATTCCCAGAGTAAACCAGATTATATCAGTGCCACCAGCGACTGCCACACCAATTCAATCCATGctccagaagaaagagaaaaagtccaACAGATGAAC AATGAAGACCTTACTAAGTGGATACTCACCTTACAGTACCTCTGGAATGGTCCTCTGTATGATCTAACCCATGACCTGCGGTTTGAGAACGACCTCTCAGATACTATTCTATCAAGTGCcagagataattttaaaaaattatttaaattgcaAACAATTTTAGAGAGGCGATTCAGCCAG ATTGTTGATCCACTCAGATTGGATATGACCAAGAATCCCATTTACTGGTCAGGATACCGATCCCTGGTGTCCAGCGATGAAGATATGCGTCATTCTGCATTTTATAAACTGTTCAAGTGCCTGAGCAGGGATTCCCGTACAGTTGACATGTACAGCAAGATCCTGGCCTGCCGAATCAGCGACGAGTGCTAA